From the genome of Geothrix sp. 21YS21S-4, one region includes:
- a CDS encoding menaquinone biosynthetic enzyme MqnA/MqnD family protein: MATEPFRLSIIDYLNAAPLNHGFKHGLGWEHFHLKFHFPSTCADQLRSGEVDAGIVSSVEYLRIPDLLIVPGLCIASPKRVRSVVILSKVPPEQIRTLALDTSSRTSVVLAQILLRERYGVSPAVTDMGPDLPAMLEANDAALMIGDAAMRAPRQGLFVLDLAEEWHAWTGLPFVFALWLVRKDAPELPLPGGVASFFHRSYEIGVSQLPAIIEEARSTIGWTKIELHEYLTENISYTLGEAERKSLALFFEKAVRHGFAPEEKPLRFL, encoded by the coding sequence ATGGCCACCGAACCTTTCCGCCTGTCCATCATCGACTACTTGAACGCGGCGCCCCTGAATCACGGATTCAAGCACGGCCTGGGCTGGGAACACTTCCACCTGAAGTTCCACTTCCCCTCCACCTGCGCCGACCAATTGCGGTCCGGAGAGGTGGACGCGGGCATCGTCAGTTCCGTGGAATACCTCCGGATTCCGGATCTCCTTATCGTCCCCGGCCTCTGCATCGCCTCCCCCAAGCGCGTCAGGAGCGTGGTGATCCTTTCCAAGGTGCCGCCGGAGCAGATCCGCACCCTGGCGCTGGACACGTCCAGCCGGACGAGCGTCGTCCTGGCCCAAATCCTCCTCCGGGAGCGCTACGGCGTGAGCCCTGCCGTGACGGACATGGGGCCGGATTTGCCCGCCATGCTGGAGGCGAACGACGCGGCCCTGATGATCGGCGACGCCGCCATGCGGGCGCCGCGCCAGGGGCTATTCGTCCTGGACCTGGCGGAGGAGTGGCACGCCTGGACGGGCCTGCCCTTCGTGTTCGCCCTGTGGCTGGTCCGGAAGGACGCCCCGGAACTCCCCCTTCCCGGCGGCGTGGCCTCCTTCTTCCACCGGAGCTACGAAATCGGAGTGTCGCAGCTGCCGGCCATCATCGAGGAGGCCCGCAGCACCATCGGCTGGACCAAGATCGAGCTCCACGAGTACCTCACCGAAAACATCAGCTACACCCTGGGCGAAGCCGAACGTAAAAGCCTCGCCCTCTTCTTCGAGAAGGCCGTGCGCCACGGATTCGCCCCCGAGGAGAAACCGCTCCGGTTCCTCTGA